A DNA window from Maribellus comscasis contains the following coding sequences:
- a CDS encoding acyltransferase family protein, which produces MSHPENKTLSKRIESLDILRGFDLFCLVFFQPVFMSLARAFDLPFTNWLATKFDHVQWEGFVFWDIIMPLFMFMAGASMPFAFAKHLKTGSNAHLYKRILKRVVLLWIFGMMCQGNLLSFNPDRIFLYSNTLQAIAMGYFISAVLLMHFKLNGQIIITAVLLLTYWAALSFIKIGNYGGGDFTPDYNLAEYIDRLVLGRFRNGTTITGGMVDFGTYYRYTWILSSLNFGVTVMTGVFAGHIMKSGLSNLKKVQWLAIIGVLFILTGQIWGLQMPIIKRIWTSSMTLYSSGICFLLMAFFYYLVDYKNYGKYLRWFKIYGMNSILAYMLFEIVNFTSVSASLLHGTEQFLGDYYKTVIQLANVSIIFLILWVMYKRKNFLRV; this is translated from the coding sequence ATGAGTCACCCAGAAAATAAAACACTATCAAAACGTATTGAATCACTGGATATATTGCGAGGTTTCGACCTTTTCTGCCTTGTATTCTTTCAGCCGGTTTTTATGTCCCTGGCAAGAGCGTTCGACCTCCCGTTTACCAATTGGCTGGCAACAAAGTTCGATCATGTTCAGTGGGAAGGTTTTGTTTTCTGGGATATTATCATGCCACTTTTTATGTTTATGGCCGGCGCGTCTATGCCATTCGCATTTGCCAAACATCTGAAAACCGGCAGCAACGCTCATTTGTATAAACGGATTTTAAAACGAGTAGTCCTCCTCTGGATTTTCGGGATGATGTGCCAGGGAAATCTTCTGTCCTTCAATCCTGATCGGATTTTTCTTTATTCTAACACTCTACAGGCCATTGCCATGGGATATTTCATTTCGGCAGTTTTGTTGATGCACTTTAAACTCAACGGGCAAATAATCATCACAGCCGTATTGTTACTGACCTATTGGGCAGCACTTTCATTCATAAAAATTGGAAATTATGGTGGTGGCGATTTTACTCCCGATTACAACCTGGCAGAATACATCGACAGGCTCGTGTTGGGGCGTTTCCGCAATGGTACAACCATCACCGGTGGAATGGTAGATTTTGGCACTTATTACCGTTACACCTGGATTCTGAGTAGTCTCAATTTTGGAGTGACGGTTATGACCGGTGTTTTTGCCGGACACATCATGAAGAGTGGTTTGTCGAACCTGAAAAAAGTACAATGGCTGGCAATCATCGGCGTACTTTTCATACTGACCGGTCAAATCTGGGGCTTGCAAATGCCCATCATTAAAAGAATCTGGACCAGCTCGATGACCTTGTACAGCAGCGGAATTTGCTTTTTGCTTATGGCTTTTTTCTATTATTTGGTCGATTACAAAAATTATGGAAAGTATTTAAGATGGTTCAAAATTTACGGGATGAACTCCATCCTGGCCTATATGCTTTTTGAGATCGTCAATTTCACCAGTGTGAGTGCGTCGCTACTGCACGGCACTGAACAATTCCTTGGAGATTATTATAAAACAGTCATACAGTTGGCAAATGTTAGCATCATCTTTCTGATTCTTTGGGTGATGTATAAACGAAAAAATTTCCTCAGAGTGTGA